From the genome of Bacteroidia bacterium:
AATTTCAAATGGGAGGCGCGTTGTTATTTACCTATCAAAAAAATAATTTTTTAGAATATAAAATTGGTTTGTATTACAACCGCGAAGCATTCGGGAATTTTTTTATGCCGCTTGGCGCAATTGAATGGAAAGCAAATAAACATTGGAAATTTTACGGAATTATACCCAGCAATTATTACGTAGAATATAAGTGTAACGATAAACTATTTTTCGGGCTTAATTTCAAAGCCTTCACACGATCATTCCAATTAGCTGCCTCTCAAAATAATGATTACGTGCGTTACAACGAAGAAGAGTTGAAGTTTTATGTAGATTATTTTGTCTATAAAAAACTACTTGCATTTGCGGAAGCAGGTTATAATCTTGGTAAAAACCCCATTCAGTATAATGAAGGAACATCTTTTTACTGCGATACCAACCCGATTTATTCTCCTGTAAAAAACTATTTTCTTTTTAACTTTGGCATCGCTTATCGTTTGCGTTTTGATTTACTGGAGACGAAAATATAATACAAAATGAAACGATTCTTTTTTTAATTATTGATTTGTGCAAAAAATAAAAAAGATATTACATACATTTTCTGAATGGAGATTACGACACATCAGCAATCGTAATTTCTTATTGATATTAAGTGTTTTCGTAGGTGTTTTAGCAGGATTGGCTTCTGTTATTTTAAAATTATCAGCTCACGAAATCGAAACCTTTTTAGATTTTATCGGCAGGAAAAACTATCCATATATATTTTTTCTGCTTCCCTTAATTGGTATTTTATTGACCGTTTTATACGTGCAAATTTTCCGAAAAGGAAAAATAGGAAGAGGTATCAGCAGCATTCTGTTCGCGATTCATAAAAAATCGAGCAGAATAGAAAAAGATAAATTATATTCGCATATCATCTCCAGTGCCATTACGGTGGGTTTCGGAGGTTCTGTCGGATTAGAAGCTCCGATTGTTGTAACCGGTGCGGCAATTGGTTCTAACACGTCCAAAGCATTTGGTTTGCATTACAAAGAACGTACCTTATTATTGGCTTGTGGTGCTGCCGCAGGTATTGGCGCTGTTTTTAATTGTCCGATTGCAGGTGTTCTATTTGCCGTAGAAGTATTGCTTTCCGAATTTTCCATTCCTTCTTTTATTCCATTGCTGATGGCGTCAGCAACGGCTTCCGTGGTTTCACAATTGTTGTATCAGAGTAAACTTTTTTACCTCGTTACGGATTCTTGGGATTTAAAAGCCATTCCATTTTACGTTTTATTGGGATTGATTACTGGAATACTTTCTGTTTACGTTACCCGAATGATGCGCTATACAGAAGAATTTTTCAAATCAAAGAAACATCCTTATCGAAAAGTATTAACTGGAGGAATTTTACTTAGTGTTCTTATTTTCCTATTCCCTCCGCTATACGGCGAAGGTTACAAAATAGTGGAAATGCTCTTGGAAGGGAAATTTCATCAAATACTCGACAATACTTTTTTTGCAGGTAGTAATAACGAATGGCTGATGGTTATTGTGGCTGCTTTGATTGTGTTGGTAAAACCTATTGCTACTTCGCTAACCCTTGGAGGAGGCGGAAATGGAGGTATTTTTGCGCCGTCTTTATTCCTGGGAGCTGTATTCGGTTTTGCATTTGCACACACCGTTAATATGTTGGGAATTTATCACCTCACGGAAGCAAATTTTATTGTGGTGGCGATGGCTGGTATTCTCAGCGGCGTGATTCACATTCCGCTTACCGCGATATTTTTGATTGCCGAAATTACAGGAGGTTATATTTTATTGGTCCCTTTAATGATTGTTTCCGCGATTTCGTATTTTATCATTCGTTATTTTGAACCGTATTCGTTTTACATGAAGCAACTGGCGCGAAAAGGGCATTTGCCTACGAACGATAAAGATAAATTGGTGCTCAACAGAATGCACATTGATGAATTGGTAGAAAAAGATTTTGTTTCTGTTCCAGTAGAAGCCAGTTTGGGCGAATTGGTTCATGTGATTGCACATTCTAAACGGAATATTTTTCCGGTGCTGAGTGAAGATGGACGTTTGGCGGGCGTTATTTTGTTAGACAACGTTCGAGAACAAATGTTTCAAACCGAAAAATACGATCAGATATTTGTCAAAGACTTAATGTTTCAGCCGCCGGCAAGTATTGATGTGAAAGAAAAAATGTTTTCGGTGATGCATAAATTTGAAGAATTTAATTCGTGGAATTTACCTGTTTTGGATGATACGAAATACATCGGATTTGTTTCTAAGTCGGCTGTGTTTACAAAGTATAGAGAGCTTTTACTAAAACAAGCGAAGCGTGCCGAACAAAGCAATTTAACACTTTGAAAAATTATTTTTTTGAAGGCTAAAACAAGTACCAACTTCAGCAGATAAAAATGAAAAAGAAGAAAGTAATTGTTTCTGTCATCAACGATTTAAGCACCGATCAGCGGGTTCATAAAGTATCCACAACTTTAAAAAAAATGGGCTTTGACGTTTTGCTCGTTGGTAGAAAGCAACGAAAAAGTTTAACGCTTGCTCCCAGAAATTATGCTACGAAAAGAATGTTTTTAGTCTTTGAAAAAGGCATTTTATTTTACGTTGAATTTCAGTTTCGATTATTCCTTTTTTTACTTTTTCACAAAGCAGACATCCTTGTGGCGAATGATTTAGATACACTTGCGCCGAATTATTTAATTTCGAAAATTAAAAATGTTCCCGTCGTTTACGACAGTCATGAAATTTTTACCGAAGTGCCAGAATTACAGCAAAATCAAGTAAAAAGAAAGATTTGGTTACGTCTTGAAAAAAATATTTTCCCGAAATTAAAAACTATTTTTACGGTGAATCATTCCATTGCGAATTACTTTTCCGATTTGTATAAAGTTCCGGTAAACGTGTTGAGAAATGTTCCTTTTTCAAAAAAAAGAGAAACAAATTCGATTGAGAAAAATAAAATATTTGAAACGGATAAAAAAATAATTTTGTTGCAAGGCGCCGGAATTAATATAGATAGAGGCGCGGAAGAATTGGTGGAAGCGATGCAATACATTGACGTTGCCATTTTAGTAATTGTCGGTTGCGGAGATGTGATTCCGATACTCGAAAAAATGATTGTGAAATGGAAGCTCGAAAAAAAAATTTTTCTGACGGGAAAAATTCCATTCGAAAAATTGTCGAATTACACACATTTTGCAGACTTAGGTGTTACCTTGGATAAAGACACAAACATCAATTATAAATTTAGTTTGCCGAATAAGGTTTTTGATTACATCCAAGCAGGAGTACCTGTTCTAGCATCTGATTTAATAGAGTTGAAAAAAATAATTTTTCAATATCAAGTAGGAGATTGTATTCAAAATCACGATCCAAAACACATTGCCGAAAAAATCAATTCCATTTTTACCGACGAAAAATTGCTTCTGAAATGGAAAGAAAACACGAAAGTAGCGGCGCAAGAATTGTGTTGGGAAAACGAAGAGAAAATAGTAATAGAAACCTATCAGAAATTTTTAAAATAAAAAAAATCAGCTCGAAACACTTGCATATCGTGTCTTTTAACGTTCCTTTTCCGGCAAATTACGGAGGAGTGATCGATATTTTTTATAAAATAAAAGCACTGCATCAACTCGGAATAAAAATTCATTTGCATTGTTTTCAATACGGAAGAACGGAAAGTAAAGAGCTCGAAAAATATTGTGAAAGTGTAAATTATTATCCTCGAAAAAATAATTTTTCGAATGCATTTCATTATCTGCCATACATTGTAGCAAGCAGAAGTTCCGAAAAATTGATGCAGAATATTTTAAAAAACGATGCGCCTATTTTATTTGAAGGCTTGCATTCTTGTCATTTTTTGAATGATGCACGCATTAAAAATCGTTTGAAAATTTATCGCGAAAGCAATATCGAACATCACTATTATTGGCATCTTTTTAAATCAGAAAAAAATGTGTTCAAAAAAATATTTTTTCTGAGCGAGTATTTTAAACTTTTATTTTATCAAAAAATACTCAAATATTCAGATTTAATGCTTGTTGTAAGTGAAGCAGATAAAAAATATTTGCACGAAAAATTTCCGAATAAAAAAATAATTTATTTGACCAGCTTTCATGGAAATGAAAAATTAAATTCCATTACTGGAAAAGGAAATTACGTTTTGTATCACGGAAATTTATCTGTTGCAGAAAATGAAAATGCCGCAATGTATTTGCTTAAAACTATTTTTTCGGAGACTGAAATTCCTTTTAAAATTGCAGGACTAAACCCTTCGGAGCGATTGAAAAAGACAATTGCTTCTTTTAAAAATGTAGAGTTGATAGAAAATCCGGACGATGCGAAAATGCAAGATTTAGTACAGCAAGCACATGTCCATTTTTTAATTACGTTTCAAGCAACGGGTTTAAAATTAAAATTATTAAATACGCTTTATAACGGTCGGTTTTGCTTGGTAAATAAGAATATGTTGAGCGGAACAAATTTGGAAAATGTGTGTTGTGTGGCTGATACTGCGGAGGAAATGAAGCAAAAATTAAAAGAACTTTTTGAAATCGAATTTACTTCATCGGAAATAGAAAAACGAAAAGGCGTTTTGAAAAATTATTTTTCTGACGAAGAAAATGCAAAGAAAATCAACGAATTAATTTTCGGATAATACGTGTCCATTTTCGCATTTGATAGTGCGCGAAGGAAACTTCTGAAATAGTAGAATGTCATGAGTTGCCACCAAAATTGCCCTTCCATTTTTACTAATATCGAACAACAATTTAATGATACCTTCGGAAGTTTCTGGATCCAAATTTCCGGTTGGTTCATCCGCTAAAATAACTTCCGGATCATTTATCAAAGCACGTGCAATGGACACTCTTTGTTGCTCTCCGCCCGAAAGTTCGTGCGGCATTTTAAATCCTTTTGTTTCCAAACCTACTTTTAAAAGAACATCTTGCATACGCGCTTGCATCGCCGCTTTGTCTTTCCAGCCAGTGGCTTTCATTACAAATAAAAGATTGTCGTTGATGGTGCGATCGCTTAATAATTGAAAATCTTGAAAAACAATTCCGAGTTTTCTTCTTAAAAATGGAATTTCTTTTCGCTTAATGGTTTTTAAATTATAGCCAGCAATGGACGCTTCGCCTTGGTTTAAGTGTAAATCCGCATAAAGCGTTTTTAATAAACTACTTTTTCCGCTACCCGTTTTTCCTACCAAATAAACAAATTCGCCTTTGTCGATTGCCAATGAAACATTGGATAGCACCATGTTTTGCTGTTGAAAAATAGAAACATTTTCTAATTGAATGATATTATCGAGCGCCATTTTTTGAAAAAATATTTTTAATAGATAATTTACAAAAATAGAAAATTAATTTTTGTAATATTGATTTCTCTTTCGATTCGTTGTAATTGAATTTTTTTAAATAAAATCTATAAAAATAAAAACATGAAAAAAATATTTTTGATTGCCGGTATTTGCTTGATGGCTACACAAAGCTTTTCACAATCGTTTTATAAAAATGCCTTGGTAACCACTTTGGATTTTGGTTTTGATGTTTATCAGGTAGATTATCATTATCAATTGATTGGAACGAATGTTATAAAAGATAATAAGAATGGAGCTGCTTCCAGAAGTCTTGTTATTGGCGGAGAATATGGCTTGGCGAATTGGTTTGGAATTGGATTGTTGCTAAAACCGGAAACGTATTATACAAAATATGATACTTCTACAGGTTCAACGCCAACAGCAAAAAGTTTTGATGCTACTTTACTTTTGAATTTTCACGTTATTCGGTCGGCACATTTTGATCTTCCATTGGGATTAAATTTAGGATTTTCGCACTTGCAATACAATGAAAATGATTTTGGGAATAATCAAATTTACGGTGCGGGCAGTTATGTTGATTTTCACATTAATCCGCGATTTTATTTTCAACGTTTTGGTTTGAATGCAGATGTGAGTTTCCCAATTATTAATTATAGCAATATGACCAGTAATAATAGCACATTTAATCAATATGTGTTGGCAGATTGGAAAGGAAGTGGTGTTGGTTTTTCAATTGGGTTTCAATACCGTTTTTTGAATGGAAAATAAAATTTTCGAAAAAAGAGGAAATGAAAAAAGGGCTTTGAAAAATTAATTTTTCAAAGCCCTTTTTTATGTTTTTTATTATTACTTATTTCACGCTGATCAGTTGTACATCAAATGTAAGCGTTGCTTTTGCAGGAATAACAGGCGGTCTACCTTGTTCTCCATACGCTAAATTATACGGAATAATCAATCTGAATTTATCGCCTTCGTGCATCAATGCAATGCCTTCTTCCCAACCGGGTATTACTCTTTTTTCGCCTAACGGAAATTCAATTGGTTGCCCACGTTCAACGGAAGAATCGAAAATGCTACCATCCTCTAAATAACCGGTATAATCTACTTTTACCGTTTTTCCCGCTTCTGCTTTAGCACCAGTACCTTGGCTTATCACAATGTATTGTAAACCACTTGCAGTTGTTTGCACTTTTTTTCCTTGAATATCATAAGGAGTGGGTTTAGGCTCTGGTGCAATATTTATCATTTCCACATCAAAAACCAAAGTAGCTGCGGGAGGAATAGGACCATACCCTTTTTCGCCATACGCAATGTTATACGGAATAATCAATCGCGCTTTATCACCTTTGTGAAGCAATAGCAAGGCCTCGTCCCAACCTTTAATTACTTGTCCTTTACCCACATTAAACGAAAAAGGTTCTCCGCGTTGAACAGAAGAGTCAAACATTTTTCCGTCCAATAAATAACCGCTGTAATTCACGGTAACTTTATCTCCTTTTACTGCTTTAATACTATCAGGATTTGATTTTACGAGAATGTATTTTAATCCGGAAGCAGTTGTAATGGTATCTTTTCCTGCAATATCAAAAGGACGAGGAGCAGGAGTTACTTTTACCAATTCCACATCAAATTTAAGCGTAGAATTGGCAGGAATTTTTCCTACTACTTTATCTGCGTAAGCCAAACTTGGAGGAACAACAAATGATGCTTTGTCACCTTCGTGCATTAGCATAATTCCTTCGTCCCAACCTTTTATTACATCTCCATCTCCAATTCGGAAAGTATAGGCTTTTCCGTGTTTTTCAGATGCATCAAAAACGGTATCGTTCATTAATTTTCCCACATAATTTACCGTTACCATATCGCCTTTTTGTGGCTGAATGCCGGTTCCTTTAGTAGTAATCATATACTGCAATCCGTCCGAAGTTGTTGTCATTACGGGAGCTTTTGGCGTTTTACGAAATAGCTTGCACGAAGGGAAAATTAAAATTCCGACAGCAGCACATACGATAAAAATATTTTTTTTCATTCTGATTTAATGGATTGAAAAATTATTTTTTTGCAACTGATTTTCCTTTGATTATTTTCACGATACTGATATCAAACAATAAAGGAGAATACGGTTGTATCATTCCGCCCGGAGACATTTCACCATAAGCCATTGATGATGGGATCAAAACTTCTGCTTGTTCACCTTCGTTCATCATTTGCAATACTTCATCCCAACCTTTGATAACAGCATTTACTCCAACTGGAAATTTAACCGGTTTAGAATTCGCGCCTCTATCAGAAGTATCAAATACAGTTCCGTCCAACAACATGCCTTTGTAAGTTACTTGCACTGTATCTCCAGCAATTGCTTTCGGACCTTTTCCTTTTGTTTTTTCGATGAAATAAATTCCACTTGCAGTTGGTGCTACGGTAATTTTATTATCCGTAATGTATTTTTGAATGGTTCCTGCTTCTTGTCCTTTACGCAAATCAGTTTCAGCTTTTCTTTTTTGCATTGCCTCTTGCTGCTCTTTTTGAGCTTCTTCTTTCGACATAACACCCACTAATTTTACTTCAAACGTAAGCATTGTACCAGCTTCCGCATATTTTGGAAGTGTTTTTGCTTTGAATGTTTTTAAATAAACAGAATCGGAGCTAAGTTTGAAACTTGCGCTATCGCCTACGGACATCATACTTAAGGCATCTTCAAAACTTCCTTGGAAAGTGGATTTTGCCAAAGGAAAACGGATAGCACCGCTGCTATCTCTCGAAAATCTTTTTGAATCAAACAGAGTAGAATCCTTCCCGTTTTTATACAACATTTTTACGGAAACAATGTCTCCTTCTTTTGGATGTTGTCCTTTGTCATTTTGTTTGTAAAATTTGTAATACAAACCTGTTGTATCTTTTTTGTAACCAGGATAAGGTGATTGGCTGCACGATGCGAAAATAAAAATTCCGGAAGTGAGCAATAATACGCTTGTTTTGAAAGAAAAAATTTTCATGTTTTTTGAATTGATTGTTTTTAATTTATTTTTAATTGACGTTTAAAAGTTCTACTTCGTAAATAACTGTTGTGTATGGTGGCACCATTTTATTGGATGAACCATTTTCCCCAAAAGCAAGTTGCGAAGGTATAATAAATTTTGCTTTCCCACCTTGTTTCATTAAAGAAATTCCGGAAGCGAGCCCTGCAATAACCTGATCCTGCTCTCCCAATACAAATTCGAACGGTACGCGTGTGGAATCAAACAATCGTCCATCCATAAAATAACCTTTATAATTAACTCTTACAGATGTTCCTTCTTCTGCATTTTTTCCCGTTCCGTCCTTTTCAGGGAGATAATAAATACCGCTCGAAATGGGTGAAAGATTTAATTTTTCAGTTTTTAAATAGTGCTGTAATTTTTCGCGTTCTATCAAATCCATATCGTCCGTCATTTCTTGTAGATGCGCCATTTCTTTGCTGTATTCATCCGCCGTTAAAATTTTCACCAATTTGGTTTCTATTTTTACCAAACTTCCGGAGTGGATAAAAACGGGCAAGGTTTTCAGTTTCAAAAATTGATTGCAAAGAGAATCTGCATTCACTAAAAAGGTCAAACTATCACCTTCGTTCATTTCTGGAAAATATTCTTCAAAACTTCCTGAAAAACTTGGTTTGCTTTTAAAAGGAATAAACGCTGCGCCATCACTGTATAAAGCTTCTTGCGTATTTAAAAATACGGAATCTTTTTCCGTTTTATATACCATTTGTAATTCCAAATAATTTCCGATAACGGGGCGTTTACGACTGTCTTCGAAAGATTGTAATTTGTAAAATAAACCAGAATCTGTTTCTGTAAAACCAACGTGTTTTTCTGTTTTTTTCTGACACGAAAAAACAAAACAAAGAGAACTAAAAAGGAGTAGAAAAAATATTTTTTTCAAACAGATTTATTTTAAAGATACCAATTCAAGATCATACACTACACTGGCTTTCGGCGGAATTTTTTCACGATCACCCACCATTCCTGCTGCCAAGTTAGAAGGTAAAATGAAAACGGCTTTATCGCCCACGTGCATCAGTTGCACGGCTTCGTGCAATCCGGTTTCTACTTGGTCTTTACCAATCAAAAAACTTTTCAAACCTTCTTTGTCTGACGAATAACAAAGCGTGCCGTCCAACAAACTAATCGTAAATTTCACTACCGCCGTTTCACCTGCTTTGGCTTGTTCGCCGTTTCCTTTTTGATAAATCCAATAATAAATTCCGGATGCAGTAGCTTGCATATTGTAATGATGGTGATGGATGTATTCTTGAATTTCATCGCGTTCCTGTACGGCAAACATGGTGTTGGAATTAATCAATTTTGTATTCACTTCCACTTGAGAAAGTGTGTCGGCAGGATTTATTTTTTCGTCTGTTGCGTTATTATTACACGCTTGCGCGAACATTAAAACGGCACTTAAAAAAAACAGTTTCAAAAAATAATTTTTCACGAGGATAATATTAGATAATTTCAGATTTGTATTCTTCCAGCACTAAAATAAATTTATCTACCGTCTCTTTCATTGATAGTTGAGAAGCGCCACCAGCAGCATTTTTATGTCCACCGCCATCAAAATGTTTGCGTGCAAAAAGGTTCACGTCAAAATTTCCTTTCGAACGAAAAGAAGTTTTTATAAGTCCGTCGCGTTCCGCAAAAAAAGCTGCTAATTTAATATCTCTTATAGAAAGGGCATAATTTACAAACCCTTCTGTATCGCCTTTTTTACATTTGAATTTTTTTTGTTCCGCTTCATCCAGCGTGATGTAAGCAGTATTAAATTGAGGTAATACTTTCAGTTTTTCATTTAAACAAAAACCCAATAAATGAATTTTATCTTCCGAATTGTCATCGTAAATACGGTTGTGAATTTCTGCGTGATTCGCTCCTACTTCTAATAAACAGGCAATGGCGCGATGTGTTTGCGCCGAAGTGGAAGGAAATCGGAACGACCCAGTATCCGTCATAATGCCTGTGTACAAACATTCTGCGACACTTTTGTTTATTTTATTTTCATCTCCAAGAAGGCAAATAAAATCAAAAACCAATTCAGCGGTAGATGATTTTTTTACATCGTGATGGAAAATTTGAGCAATTGGATCGGGTTGCAAATGGTGATCAATCATTATTTTGAAAGCTGCGGATTCTTCAATGTGTTTTCCTAATTCGTCGATGCGTTTCAAGGAATTAAAATCCAACAAGAAAATAATTTCGGCTTCGTTTACCGATTTTATCGAATTAACGGGATCTTTTTGATAATTGAGAATTTTATCGTTTCCTTCCATCCAATTTAAAAAAGGCGGATAATCATTCGGCACAATTACTTTTACATCGTGTTTTCCGAGAAGTAAATAATTATACAAACCCAAGGAAGAACCAATGGCATCACCATCTGGTGACCAGTGTGTTACCAAAATTATTTTTTTGGGATGAGTTAATAATTCTTGAATTTTTTCGATTTCTATTGTTGTCAAAATTTTTTTTTGAAAAGGAATGCAAATTTAGAAAACTGTTTGGATGTAGC
Proteins encoded in this window:
- a CDS encoding DUF6268 family outer membrane beta-barrel protein, which translates into the protein MAIKKNILSTLLFLVAGTLGVFAQPYVDIVNTGCQLFSSSYVHVNNTPSQNQTNDYYLNLFFPKQLKNKDVLLFRINAERVDSYSSDSSSNSPSASLYALSVPVGMQILSKNEKWKTTFLAIPKIAGALQNSITAKEFQMGGALLFTYQKNNFLEYKIGLYYNREAFGNFFMPLGAIEWKANKHWKFYGIIPSNYYVEYKCNDKLFFGLNFKAFTRSFQLAASQNNDYVRYNEEELKFYVDYFVYKKLLAFAEAGYNLGKNPIQYNEGTSFYCDTNPIYSPVKNYFLFNFGIAYRLRFDLLETKI
- a CDS encoding chloride channel protein, which encodes MQKIKKILHTFSEWRLRHISNRNFLLILSVFVGVLAGLASVILKLSAHEIETFLDFIGRKNYPYIFFLLPLIGILLTVLYVQIFRKGKIGRGISSILFAIHKKSSRIEKDKLYSHIISSAITVGFGGSVGLEAPIVVTGAAIGSNTSKAFGLHYKERTLLLACGAAAGIGAVFNCPIAGVLFAVEVLLSEFSIPSFIPLLMASATASVVSQLLYQSKLFYLVTDSWDLKAIPFYVLLGLITGILSVYVTRMMRYTEEFFKSKKHPYRKVLTGGILLSVLIFLFPPLYGEGYKIVEMLLEGKFHQILDNTFFAGSNNEWLMVIVAALIVLVKPIATSLTLGGGGNGGIFAPSLFLGAVFGFAFAHTVNMLGIYHLTEANFIVVAMAGILSGVIHIPLTAIFLIAEITGGYILLVPLMIVSAISYFIIRYFEPYSFYMKQLARKGHLPTNDKDKLVLNRMHIDELVEKDFVSVPVEASLGELVHVIAHSKRNIFPVLSEDGRLAGVILLDNVREQMFQTEKYDQIFVKDLMFQPPASIDVKEKMFSVMHKFEEFNSWNLPVLDDTKYIGFVSKSAVFTKYRELLLKQAKRAEQSNLTL
- a CDS encoding glycosyltransferase; amino-acid sequence: MKKKKVIVSVINDLSTDQRVHKVSTTLKKMGFDVLLVGRKQRKSLTLAPRNYATKRMFLVFEKGILFYVEFQFRLFLFLLFHKADILVANDLDTLAPNYLISKIKNVPVVYDSHEIFTEVPELQQNQVKRKIWLRLEKNIFPKLKTIFTVNHSIANYFSDLYKVPVNVLRNVPFSKKRETNSIEKNKIFETDKKIILLQGAGINIDRGAEELVEAMQYIDVAILVIVGCGDVIPILEKMIVKWKLEKKIFLTGKIPFEKLSNYTHFADLGVTLDKDTNINYKFSLPNKVFDYIQAGVPVLASDLIELKKIIFQYQVGDCIQNHDPKHIAEKINSIFTDEKLLLKWKENTKVAAQELCWENEEKIVIETYQKFLK
- a CDS encoding glycosyltransferase family 1 protein, which translates into the protein MERKHESSGARIVLGKRRENSNRNLSEIFKIKKISSKHLHIVSFNVPFPANYGGVIDIFYKIKALHQLGIKIHLHCFQYGRTESKELEKYCESVNYYPRKNNFSNAFHYLPYIVASRSSEKLMQNILKNDAPILFEGLHSCHFLNDARIKNRLKIYRESNIEHHYYWHLFKSEKNVFKKIFFLSEYFKLLFYQKILKYSDLMLVVSEADKKYLHEKFPNKKIIYLTSFHGNEKLNSITGKGNYVLYHGNLSVAENENAAMYLLKTIFSETEIPFKIAGLNPSERLKKTIASFKNVELIENPDDAKMQDLVQQAHVHFLITFQATGLKLKLLNTLYNGRFCLVNKNMLSGTNLENVCCVADTAEEMKQKLKELFEIEFTSSEIEKRKGVLKNYFSDEENAKKINELIFG
- a CDS encoding ATP-binding cassette domain-containing protein, coding for MALDNIIQLENVSIFQQQNMVLSNVSLAIDKGEFVYLVGKTGSGKSSLLKTLYADLHLNQGEASIAGYNLKTIKRKEIPFLRRKLGIVFQDFQLLSDRTINDNLLFVMKATGWKDKAAMQARMQDVLLKVGLETKGFKMPHELSGGEQQRVSIARALINDPEVILADEPTGNLDPETSEGIIKLLFDISKNGRAILVATHDILLFQKFPSRTIKCENGHVLSEN
- a CDS encoding FKBP-type peptidyl-prolyl cis-trans isomerase — encoded protein: MKKNIFIVCAAVGILIFPSCKLFRKTPKAPVMTTTSDGLQYMITTKGTGIQPQKGDMVTVNYVGKLMNDTVFDASEKHGKAYTFRIGDGDVIKGWDEGIMLMHEGDKASFVVPPSLAYADKVVGKIPANSTLKFDVELVKVTPAPRPFDIAGKDTITTASGLKYILVKSNPDSIKAVKGDKVTVNYSGYLLDGKMFDSSVQRGEPFSFNVGKGQVIKGWDEALLLLHKGDKARLIIPYNIAYGEKGYGPIPPAATLVFDVEMINIAPEPKPTPYDIQGKKVQTTASGLQYIVISQGTGAKAEAGKTVKVDYTGYLEDGSIFDSSVERGQPIEFPLGEKRVIPGWEEGIALMHEGDKFRLIIPYNLAYGEQGRPPVIPAKATLTFDVQLISVK
- a CDS encoding FKBP-type peptidyl-prolyl cis-trans isomerase, with product MKIFSFKTSVLLLTSGIFIFASCSQSPYPGYKKDTTGLYYKFYKQNDKGQHPKEGDIVSVKMLYKNGKDSTLFDSKRFSRDSSGAIRFPLAKSTFQGSFEDALSMMSVGDSASFKLSSDSVYLKTFKAKTLPKYAEAGTMLTFEVKLVGVMSKEEAQKEQQEAMQKRKAETDLRKGQEAGTIQKYITDNKITVAPTASGIYFIEKTKGKGPKAIAGDTVQVTYKGMLLDGTVFDTSDRGANSKPVKFPVGVNAVIKGWDEVLQMMNEGEQAEVLIPSSMAYGEMSPGGMIQPYSPLLFDISIVKIIKGKSVAKK
- a CDS encoding FKBP-type peptidyl-prolyl cis-trans isomerase, whose protein sequence is MKKIFFLLLFSSLCFVFSCQKKTEKHVGFTETDSGLFYKLQSFEDSRKRPVIGNYLELQMVYKTEKDSVFLNTQEALYSDGAAFIPFKSKPSFSGSFEEYFPEMNEGDSLTFLVNADSLCNQFLKLKTLPVFIHSGSLVKIETKLVKILTADEYSKEMAHLQEMTDDMDLIEREKLQHYLKTEKLNLSPISSGIYYLPEKDGTGKNAEEGTSVRVNYKGYFMDGRLFDSTRVPFEFVLGEQDQVIAGLASGISLMKQGGKAKFIIPSQLAFGENGSSNKMVPPYTTVIYEVELLNVN
- a CDS encoding FKBP-type peptidyl-prolyl cis-trans isomerase; amino-acid sequence: MKLFFLSAVLMFAQACNNNATDEKINPADTLSQVEVNTKLINSNTMFAVQERDEIQEYIHHHHYNMQATASGIYYWIYQKGNGEQAKAGETAVVKFTISLLDGTLCYSSDKEGLKSFLIGKDQVETGLHEAVQLMHVGDKAVFILPSNLAAGMVGDREKIPPKASVVYDLELVSLK
- a CDS encoding bifunctional oligoribonuclease/PAP phosphatase NrnA: MTTIEIEKIQELLTHPKKIILVTHWSPDGDAIGSSLGLYNYLLLGKHDVKVIVPNDYPPFLNWMEGNDKILNYQKDPVNSIKSVNEAEIIFLLDFNSLKRIDELGKHIEESAAFKIMIDHHLQPDPIAQIFHHDVKKSSTAELVFDFICLLGDENKINKSVAECLYTGIMTDTGSFRFPSTSAQTHRAIACLLEVGANHAEIHNRIYDDNSEDKIHLLGFCLNEKLKVLPQFNTAYITLDEAEQKKFKCKKGDTEGFVNYALSIRDIKLAAFFAERDGLIKTSFRSKGNFDVNLFARKHFDGGGHKNAAGGASQLSMKETVDKFILVLEEYKSEII